The Deltaproteobacteria bacterium sequence GATGAGGCCACGGTGGGTGTGGTTCTTGCCCGTGGCCGGGTGATGGGCCTGTCGGTTCATCCAGGCTTCATAGGCCTGGAGGAAGGTCCGCCTCAATCCCGGTCCCATCTCCACCGGGCGCTTGTCCCGCATCTCGGCCTCGTCCGCGTATCCGCCCTTGGGGGCCTGACGGAAAATGAAGTCGTCCTTCTTGATGGCCCGACGGTTTACGAGCCCCAGAACAAGACGGTCGACCAGAAGCACCCGCCATTCCTCCACCAGGTCGCAGGCCAAAGAAGGCCGCCCATAGGCCGTGGCGTGCAGACTGCCCAGGTACGGGTCCAGGCCGACCCGCTGAATGGCGTTGGTGACCTCGCTGGTCACAAGCGTGTAGGTGAAAGACAGGAGCGCGTTCAGAGGATCCAGTGGCGGCCGCCTGGATCGACCATTGAATTCGAAGTCCATATTGGTCACCAAGCCCGGGAATGACTGGAAGTAGACGTTCGAGGCGTGGCCCTCCATGCCTCGGATGAGGTCGAGATCCGCTCCCGCACCGTCCAGGGATCGTTGCAGGGCCCGGATGCGGGCGGCGGATGCGGCCAGAGCCGCATTCGCGGTGGCCGTCGCGCGCTTTCCCAGAAACCGGGCCTGGGTCTCCAGTTTGCCCCGGACGATGGCCCGGGCGCAGGCCCCGGCCCGTTCTGGATCGGACAGGACCGCGTACTGGTTCCTGCGCCGTTCCACATGCTTGTGTTCGTCCAAGACCAGCCGGGCCTCGAACCGGCCCTTGGGATTGAGGATCACGGTCTCGATGCGCTTGCTGACCAGTTCCCGGAGCACGGCCGCGGTCAGGGTGGGGTAGCCAACCAAAGTCAGGGCCCGCAGGCCGTCCAAGGCCACCTCCTCGACGGTCTTGCCATCCCGGACCAGGGCCAGGTTC is a genomic window containing:
- the cas1 gene encoding CRISPR-associated endonuclease Cas1 — its product is MERVFVLETGTYIRKSGPNLALVRDGKTVEEVALDGLRALTLVGYPTLTAAVLRELVSKRIETVILNPKGRFEARLVLDEHKHVERRRNQYAVLSDPERAGACARAIVRGKLETQARFLGKRATATANAALAASAARIRALQRSLDGAGADLDLIRGMEGHASNVYFQSFPGLVTNMDFEFNGRSRRPPLDPLNALLSFTYTLVTSEVTNAIQRVGLDPYLGSLHATAYGRPSLACDLVEEWRVLLVDRLVLGLVNRRAIKKDDFIFRQAPKGGYADEAEMRDKRPVEMGPGLRRTFLQAYEAWMNRQAHHPATGKNHTHRGLILEQARLFLAFVMGEAEAYTPYPWPGVR